Within the Pagrus major chromosome 4, Pma_NU_1.0 genome, the region AAGAACCGATGATGGGTCAAGAGGGAGAGTCACCTGAGTACGACTATGGTTCTGGACAATATGAGGGCTCTGGAGCTGAAGGTTGGCCCATGGCTGACGTGGGCTTTGCAGCTGCTGAAAGTGAGACAGGCTCAGGCGAGTCCtggacagaggaagacaaaggtGATTATTTTAGGAAACTTTGATTTGCATGGATTCAACAGTCTTCTAGCTTCTCTTTTTTCTGCTTCATATATTCTGATCTGTCCTTATTTTTCTGCTTGCAGGTGGGAACATGATGAGGCGGATGTTCCCGAGCAGGCCTCTGGTTGGTAAGGCAAAACCAGCAGAGCATGAGCTGAGAGAAGACGACCTTCTGCAGCTGTAGACTTTACAGCAACCCcctaacagacacacacagtcgtAAACAAGGCTAGCATCTATTCTGTTTCCATCCTGTCTCTTCGAATAGTAAAACAAACATTGCATCGCCACCTGGTGGTTGCTCTGAGATTGACAAAGgccaaatatacagtatatatttgtatttgcaGTGCTATTGATGGGAATTATTGTCTTCAGGGGTAAAAAGGACAAGTGCAAACAATGCAAAAGTAACTGCCAAAGCAAAAGAATGGTCTGCATACATGagatgtaaacacactttaattaagTTTAAGTTGGCCGTGACTCGTACTTGTGCTTTCTTGTGGAAAGGATGTATAAGTTGGACAATGCAAAAATCTAAATATGCTGAAACATGCCTTCAAATTGTTGTAATACCAGTGCAATAAGATGATGCCAAACATTGCTCACTCACACTTTGCAGCTGTGGTtccaaatctgtttttgttttttggagccaCGAGGCCTGTGTTCCTTTAAGACACACAAAAGACTTATTTATATTATTCGATCCctttgtctgaaaatgttgtGACACTTTACACTTTCCCCAGGAGGGTTGTGCAACCTATTTTGGGAACTTTTGGTC harbors:
- the srgn gene encoding serglycin translates to MKLILFFVISCLALHNGQGAPKTAVYKFVRCNPEGDQANCVTLQSPEMAWTPDLPAKLPALTAQYLEAEPVEDERPQREEGDVPEEEEPMMGQEGESPEYDYGSGQYEGSGAEGWPMADVGFAAAESETGSGESWTEEDKGGNMMRRMFPSRPLVGKAKPAEHELREDDLLQL